A window from Sus scrofa isolate TJ Tabasco breed Duroc chromosome 2, Sscrofa11.1, whole genome shotgun sequence encodes these proteins:
- the TMEM86A gene encoding lysoplasmalogenase-like protein TMEM86A, which produces MVSPVTVVKSEGPKLVPFFKAICVYFVLWLPTSSPSWISALIKCLPIFCLWLFLLAHGLGFLLAHPSATRIFVGLVFSALGDAFLIWQDQGYFVHGLLMFAVTHMFYTSAFGMRPLALRTGLVMAVLACLCYAFLYPGLSGAFTYLVGIYVALIGFMGWRAMAGLQLVGAAWRWTELAAGSGALLFIISDLIIALNKFCFPVPYSRALIMSTYYAAQMLIALSAVESREPVEDYRLSKAE; this is translated from the exons ATGGTTTCTCCGGTCACTGTG GTGAAGAGTGAGGGACCCAAGCTGGTGCCCTTCTTCAAGGCCATCTGCGTGTATTTTGTGCTCTGGCTGCCTACATCCAGCCCATCATGGATCAGCGCCCTCATCAAGTGCCTGCCCATCTTCTGCCTCTGGCTTTTTCTTCTGGCTCATGGCCTAGGATTCCTGCTGGCCCACCCCAGTGCCACCCGCATCTTTGTGGGGCTCGTCTTCTCTGCTCTAGGTGATGCCTTCCTCATCTGGCAGGACCAGGGCTACTTCGTGCACG GTCTGCTGATGTTTGCCGTGACCCATATGTTCTACACCTCAGCCTTTGGCATGCGGCCACTGGCTCTTCGGACAGGCCTGGTGATGGCAGTGCTGGCGTGCCTGTGCTATGCCTTCCTCTACCCAGGCCTCTCAGGTGCCTTCACCTACCTGGTGGGGATCTATGTGGCCCTGATCGGCTTCATGGGCTGGCGGGCTATGGCAGGGCTGCAGCTGGTGGGGGCAGCCTGGCGCTGGACCGAGCTGGCGGCGGGCAGTGGGGCACTGCTCTTTATTATCTCAGACCTGATCATCGCCCTCAACAAGTTCTGCTTTCCTGTGCCCTACTCGCGGGCACTCATCATGTCCACCTACTATGCTGCCCAGATGCTCATCGCCCTGTCAGCTGTCGAGAGCCGGGAGCCAGTGGAGGACTACAGACTGAGCAAGGCTGAATGA